The Pseudarthrobacter sp. NS4 genome includes a window with the following:
- a CDS encoding multicopper oxidase family protein — translation MPSRHDLFRRATVGVAVAAALGLGALGWSSTLLGEYSVMDMGGGQAGHVHGAGSGTQDPVSATSVTELIADPLRIPDIRVELIARQQMIDIPGGRPFDGYTVNGTSPGPTIRATQGALIEVVFVNESVAAGATLHWHGIDVPNAADGVAGITQDAVQIGGRYVYRFIAEDAGTYWYHSHQVSHEQVEGGLLGAVVIEPAGPPVNNYGTEVVALLHVYGGQHTLNGRVQDEHVPAEPGTTVRTRIINTDQGTAAVWSASPFRVVATDGREVNDPALIEGKTVLIPAGGRADVTLQAPAQGSARLHVGGARSISIGDPATAPPSARQPSETLDLLAYGDPVPPELDPRSPDVTFDYVIGRRFGLIDGRPGNFWTINGRLFPDVPMFHVRENDVVVMRIVNQTGEVHPMHLHGHHVLVLSRDGKSASGSPWWVDSLDVRPGESYEIAFTADNPGIWSNHCHTLPHAADGLIAHLMYEGVSTPFTINGTAGNQPD, via the coding sequence ATGCCATCACGACATGACCTCTTCCGGCGCGCCACCGTCGGGGTGGCGGTGGCCGCCGCTCTTGGCCTCGGCGCACTGGGCTGGAGCTCGACGCTGCTGGGCGAATACTCGGTCATGGACATGGGTGGCGGGCAGGCAGGTCATGTCCATGGCGCTGGCTCGGGCACGCAGGACCCCGTCAGTGCCACAAGCGTCACAGAGCTGATCGCGGACCCACTCCGGATTCCTGACATCCGCGTCGAACTCATCGCCCGCCAGCAGATGATCGACATACCAGGCGGGCGTCCTTTTGACGGGTACACCGTAAACGGCACGTCCCCCGGACCGACGATAAGAGCGACCCAGGGCGCTCTTATCGAGGTGGTATTCGTCAACGAGTCAGTTGCGGCTGGTGCCACCCTGCACTGGCACGGCATTGACGTGCCCAACGCCGCTGACGGGGTCGCAGGCATCACGCAGGACGCGGTACAAATTGGAGGTCGTTATGTCTACCGGTTTATTGCCGAGGACGCCGGCACCTACTGGTACCACTCCCATCAGGTATCCCATGAGCAGGTCGAAGGCGGGCTTCTCGGGGCGGTCGTCATAGAACCCGCCGGACCGCCGGTTAATAACTACGGAACCGAGGTCGTCGCGCTCCTGCACGTCTACGGGGGCCAGCACACACTCAACGGGCGGGTGCAGGACGAGCATGTCCCGGCTGAACCCGGAACCACGGTTCGAACCCGCATCATCAACACAGACCAGGGCACGGCCGCAGTCTGGTCCGCCTCTCCCTTCCGGGTCGTCGCGACCGACGGGCGCGAGGTGAACGACCCGGCCCTCATCGAAGGCAAGACGGTACTCATCCCCGCGGGCGGACGGGCGGACGTTACGCTGCAAGCCCCCGCACAGGGCTCGGCGCGCCTCCACGTCGGCGGGGCACGCAGCATCTCCATCGGCGATCCGGCCACTGCCCCGCCATCAGCGCGGCAGCCCTCCGAGACACTGGACCTGCTGGCGTACGGCGATCCGGTCCCACCCGAACTGGACCCACGATCGCCGGATGTCACATTCGACTACGTGATCGGGCGCCGGTTCGGCCTCATCGACGGCCGCCCCGGCAACTTCTGGACGATCAACGGACGGCTCTTCCCCGACGTACCGATGTTCCACGTGCGCGAGAACGACGTCGTCGTGATGCGCATCGTCAACCAGACCGGCGAGGTACATCCGATGCACCTGCACGGCCACCACGTCCTCGTGCTCTCACGCGACGGAAAATCGGCGTCAGGAAGCCCATGGTGGGTCGACTCACTCGACGTCCGCCCCGGCGAGTCATACGAGATCGCCTTCACCGCCGACAACCCGGGCATATGGAGTAACCACTGCCACACCCTCCCCCACGCCGCCGACGGCCTTATCGCCCACCTCATGTACGAGGGAGTCTCGACACCATTCACCATCAACGGCACCGCAGGCAACCAGCCCGACTGA
- a CDS encoding sensor histidine kinase, whose product MLRRWRLLAMLAPLGAASLLYVLIVRGFVEPAADHSLAWPLVGVLPTFVFGVWLLTVSSSRSAIFIAVASTAMAVGSAYETFVQRNVELIQQPWFPLFNMVGLTADAVATAAFLVTFATYPTGIPERKWQQVAVALVWVPVLVGPLTLLTTPHVIMPPYVGISGDALPNQFAVPGLEWASPGVYYLIYQPWPSVLLGLGVLYSRALLGAAEVRARLLAITWVVTASLISFILWTFTPPNWITTVAVFASLIAIPLAAIHGIFRYGAFDIAPDDRGRLVARSSNLLITVLYGVATATPAVLLADRLTGVGAILLTAIFAVCLLPLRGWLRHWIHRAVFGDRDRQLMLLSHLGTQLVQAVEPHELLTRLTDAVREGLDASWVRIRLAGPDGNLTASAMGEAGEANGDPVHSCDIVRADETLGRIEVGPRRRGDYSDSERALLRTVAGQAGPSVANVRLSAQLAQQLNELTASRERLVAAQDDERKRLERDLHDGIQQNVVAQIAGLRLARNRLERGELTADELAGLQDQARETLTDLRELAHGIHPPVLSDNGLVAAIESSVARFPLPLTVKADDGVRAERFPEDVETTAYYVVREALANTAKHAHANLASVGLVRKDGYLQIAITDDGCGIGTLTPLTSGGLANIHDRVAALHGSVNVLGNDPSGTTVLVKLPVERG is encoded by the coding sequence GTGCTCCGCAGATGGAGATTGCTTGCAATGCTGGCTCCGCTCGGGGCGGCGTCACTGCTTTACGTCCTCATCGTCCGCGGATTCGTGGAGCCGGCTGCGGATCACAGTCTTGCCTGGCCGTTGGTCGGTGTATTGCCGACGTTCGTCTTCGGCGTCTGGCTGCTCACAGTGTCGTCATCTCGGTCGGCGATCTTCATTGCCGTGGCATCCACCGCCATGGCTGTGGGGTCGGCGTATGAAACCTTCGTGCAGCGGAACGTTGAACTGATTCAGCAGCCCTGGTTCCCCCTCTTCAATATGGTGGGCCTGACAGCGGATGCGGTGGCGACCGCCGCCTTCCTCGTCACATTCGCCACCTACCCGACGGGGATTCCGGAACGCAAATGGCAACAGGTCGCTGTCGCTCTCGTCTGGGTTCCGGTGCTCGTCGGCCCGCTCACCCTGCTGACGACACCTCACGTCATCATGCCGCCATACGTGGGAATCAGCGGCGATGCCCTTCCGAACCAGTTCGCTGTGCCGGGGCTCGAGTGGGCCTCTCCTGGCGTCTACTACCTCATCTACCAGCCGTGGCCGAGTGTACTGCTTGGGCTAGGTGTGCTTTACTCACGTGCGCTCTTAGGTGCAGCGGAAGTTCGGGCGCGTCTGCTGGCCATAACCTGGGTGGTTACGGCGTCGTTGATCAGCTTCATCCTGTGGACGTTCACCCCGCCGAATTGGATTACGACGGTCGCCGTCTTCGCGTCGCTTATCGCAATTCCTCTCGCGGCTATCCACGGCATCTTCCGGTACGGAGCCTTTGACATCGCACCAGATGACCGCGGGCGCCTGGTGGCCCGCTCATCGAACCTGTTAATCACGGTGCTCTACGGGGTCGCCACCGCCACGCCCGCCGTCCTGCTCGCTGACCGCCTGACCGGCGTCGGTGCCATCTTGCTCACAGCGATCTTCGCCGTCTGCCTGCTGCCACTCCGCGGGTGGCTGAGACACTGGATCCATCGCGCTGTCTTCGGCGACAGGGACCGCCAGTTGATGCTGCTCAGCCATCTCGGAACCCAATTGGTTCAAGCGGTAGAACCCCACGAACTGCTCACCCGGCTGACAGACGCTGTGCGTGAAGGTCTTGACGCCTCATGGGTGCGGATCAGGCTGGCAGGACCCGACGGCAATCTCACCGCGTCTGCGATGGGGGAGGCCGGCGAGGCGAACGGGGATCCGGTCCACTCGTGCGACATCGTACGGGCCGATGAAACCCTCGGCCGCATTGAGGTCGGCCCCCGCCGACGGGGGGACTACAGCGACTCGGAACGGGCGCTGCTGCGTACTGTCGCAGGCCAGGCCGGTCCGTCGGTCGCCAATGTGCGCCTCAGTGCCCAACTCGCCCAGCAACTGAACGAACTCACGGCATCCCGTGAACGGCTCGTCGCGGCGCAGGACGATGAGCGCAAACGCTTGGAGCGGGACCTGCACGACGGGATCCAGCAGAATGTCGTGGCGCAGATTGCCGGGCTCCGCCTCGCCCGGAACCGCTTGGAGCGCGGCGAGCTCACGGCGGACGAACTGGCCGGGCTGCAGGATCAGGCCAGGGAAACGCTGACAGACCTTCGCGAGCTTGCGCACGGCATCCACCCGCCCGTGTTGAGCGATAACGGTCTGGTGGCGGCCATCGAGTCGAGCGTGGCGAGATTCCCGCTCCCGCTGACCGTCAAAGCGGACGACGGCGTTCGTGCCGAGCGATTCCCTGAAGACGTAGAGACAACGGCGTACTACGTCGTGCGGGAGGCACTGGCAAATACAGCAAAGCACGCCCATGCGAACCTCGCCTCAGTCGGGCTCGTTCGGAAAGATGGTTATCTGCAGATCGCAATCACCGACGACGGATGCGGCATCGGCACCCTTACACCGCTAACCAGCGGCGGCCTGGCGAACATCCACGACCGGGTGGCGGCCCTGCACGGTAGTGTCAACGTCTTGGGCAATGACCCGTCGGGAACCACTGTGCTGGTCAAGCTCCCCGTGGAGCGGGGGTGA
- a CDS encoding response regulator transcription factor — MTVLEDPGVLRVVIAEDNYLVREGVRRLLADSGEIDVVACTGNATELLDAVRRFSPDSVLTDIRMPPGHHMEGIEAALAIRAAHPGTGVVVLSQHADESYALALFAGGSAGLGYLLKDRIGDLEDLVHALREVHAGGSVIDPQIVDTLVRRRSVDAANPLSDLSPRELDVLREMAQGKTNAGIEQSLHLSSSTVEKHVNAIFTKLHIPVTGVHRRVAAVLTFLQSDGPDVTAEEQSLP; from the coding sequence GTGACTGTGTTGGAGGATCCGGGCGTGCTGCGGGTGGTCATTGCCGAGGACAACTACCTCGTACGCGAGGGGGTCCGTCGTTTGCTGGCGGACTCCGGCGAGATCGATGTCGTCGCCTGTACCGGCAACGCGACCGAGTTGCTTGACGCCGTGCGTCGATTCTCCCCCGATTCGGTGCTCACAGACATCCGGATGCCGCCCGGCCATCATATGGAAGGTATCGAGGCCGCCCTTGCGATACGCGCCGCACACCCGGGCACAGGCGTGGTGGTACTGTCGCAGCACGCCGACGAAAGCTATGCACTTGCGCTCTTCGCCGGCGGCTCAGCGGGCCTCGGCTACTTGCTGAAAGATCGCATCGGCGATCTCGAGGACCTCGTGCACGCGCTCCGTGAGGTGCACGCAGGCGGTTCCGTCATTGACCCACAGATCGTCGACACGCTCGTACGCCGCCGCAGCGTGGACGCGGCTAACCCGCTGTCGGACTTGTCCCCGCGTGAGCTCGACGTGCTGCGCGAGATGGCACAGGGAAAAACGAACGCAGGCATCGAACAGTCGCTCCACCTCTCGTCCTCCACCGTCGAAAAGCACGTCAACGCCATCTTCACCAAGCTCCACATACCCGTCACGGGTGTGCACCGTCGTGTTGCCGCGGTGCTCACCTTTCTGCAGAGCGACGGACCTGATGTGACCGCCGAGGAGCAATCTCTGCCTTAG
- a CDS encoding DUF3040 domain-containing protein, whose amino-acid sequence MALSDEERRRLEKLEQDLAASDPDLARELQSGLPGSGAAARPVYAILAALAGFALIIVGIVTRLTVTGVVGFLLMGAGVYWFLSALHWRDRTR is encoded by the coding sequence ATGGCGCTGTCCGATGAAGAGCGCAGGCGACTTGAAAAGCTTGAACAGGACCTGGCGGCAAGCGATCCGGACCTGGCCCGGGAACTGCAGTCCGGATTGCCCGGTAGCGGGGCTGCGGCCCGCCCTGTTTACGCCATCTTGGCCGCTTTAGCCGGCTTCGCGCTGATCATCGTGGGGATCGTCACGCGGCTTACGGTCACCGGCGTCGTTGGATTCCTGCTGATGGGGGCAGGCGTTTACTGGTTCCTTAGCGCCCTCCATTGGCGGGACAGGACCAGGTAG
- a CDS encoding DDE-type integrase/transposase/recombinase, producing MARKWDTGALDAVWISDITYLRTDEGWVDLCAVRNACSRRVIGWRWTRCRPAPWSNARCAWPIILRGGPAGVMFHADRGTQYTSSQLNDVCTDLGIQQSVGRTGACGTTRSISPSNQGVFNSSGLPTVRAGMSFAFGLSARA from the coding sequence GTGGCCAGGAAGTGGGATACCGGGGCCCTTGATGCAGTGTGGATCTCGGATATCACGTACCTGCGCACCGATGAGGGTTGGGTGGATTTGTGTGCTGTCAGGAATGCCTGCTCCCGGCGCGTGATTGGGTGGCGATGGACTCGTTGCAGACCGGCGCCCTGGTCGAACGCGCGCTGCGCATGGCCTATCATCCTCCGCGGCGGACCGGCCGGGGTCATGTTCCACGCAGACCGCGGCACTCAATACACCTCCTCACAGCTCAACGACGTCTGTACCGACCTGGGCATCCAACAGTCCGTCGGGAGGACCGGCGCGTGCGGGACAACGCGATCCATATCGCCTTCGAATCAGGGTGTGTTCAATTCGTCCGGGTTGCCGACTGTACGCGCAGGGATGTCGTTTGCTTTTGGACTTTCTGCGCGGGCGTGA
- a CDS encoding amino acid-binding protein, producing MLPIELAVHAAVMNTGMPYLHKVLVLTLTATVLVIWVAEPSVRRALRDWLHAPSLHRRRELHTVSALWRIRATTEDGPVAQWALRRALERAHVDVIDFQRHGHPGGVLVELVVAAPETLGQEDLLAAAGSGSGRNVLAWRTTALAVADGQTKALSLAVRVAGNPDELQLAVAELLGAEPVPHKDSRVPVAANILKIPSPGGAPLFYRRQDAPFTQAESARAHRLAELAELAASSPKTFAAFLTD from the coding sequence ATGCTGCCAATTGAACTGGCTGTCCATGCAGCGGTCATGAACACTGGCATGCCGTACCTCCACAAGGTTCTGGTGCTGACGCTGACGGCCACAGTGCTGGTGATCTGGGTCGCCGAACCTTCAGTGCGGCGCGCATTGCGGGACTGGCTTCACGCCCCGTCCCTTCACCGCCGCCGTGAACTGCATACCGTATCTGCATTGTGGCGGATCCGTGCCACTACGGAGGACGGGCCGGTGGCCCAGTGGGCGCTCCGGCGAGCCCTGGAACGCGCCCACGTTGACGTGATTGACTTTCAGCGCCATGGACATCCGGGCGGAGTCCTCGTGGAACTCGTCGTTGCCGCGCCGGAGACCCTGGGGCAGGAGGACCTGCTCGCCGCTGCCGGCAGCGGCAGCGGGCGGAACGTGCTGGCGTGGCGGACCACTGCCCTGGCCGTAGCGGACGGGCAAACCAAGGCCCTGAGTTTGGCCGTCAGGGTCGCAGGGAATCCCGACGAGCTCCAGCTCGCGGTCGCTGAATTGCTCGGAGCCGAACCTGTCCCCCACAAAGACAGCAGAGTCCCGGTTGCAGCAAACATCCTGAAAATACCCTCGCCTGGAGGCGCTCCGCTGTTTTACAGACGGCAGGACGCCCCTTTCACGCAGGCCGAGTCCGCGCGCGCCCATCGGCTTGCGGAACTGGCAGAACTTGCTGCCTCATCACCGAAAACCTTCGCCGCCTTCCTTACCGACTAG
- a CDS encoding DUF7594 domain-containing protein translates to MLITLAVVGGGTVNAAGPVTVTAAADTYVQADRPTENFGTSVRWSTEGRTNIWRNSLLRFNVTVPAGEKITSAKLRAYSEASTTASEYVDVYTTAGGWTETGVTWNNAPARGTWLGKTGGFATGAWVEWDVTKGVTAGETNLKLETNAQKWVGFKSDESADPALRPRLVVTTEADTTTPTQPPGDGTTAAATFNWGTPVAGDEFNYTGAPDPAKWTVYNSAGHAGNGIRSAQQAAVDGSKLVINGTPNGTTAGMGAKFDNRKYGRWEVRAAGSGDNEYHMVSILWPDSENWPCDGEIDYAETDGAWNVIKFFHHYSCENKQISAQKALDVSQFHNYAVEWTDKGIVGYVDGVKWFEDRDPAHQPPGPMHQTLQLDWFPDSTADGAGEMRVDWVRVYNVAAPSPTPTPTTPPASGDAFDFAATGDMNPSGVTDPNSASGKNAASIRGALDSGALDNFIGVGDFQYSVGTCGSGNDSYANYERNWGPIKSKTYWTPGPNHDVEPGRNDDLDRYMDGQCVSTSKSATSTTLGRFQDALEWYAIDKGNWHILFAPTAIWRYNSTRASQMTAEFDADLGRAKAAGKHLAVVYHDPYFTSNTSSHSRFSQGKPWIDVFDKHRVRVLLSGSQHNYERTCPVNKSDVCTTDGMQQFQVSTGGISLRSFTSSPSYMQKRFSDTWGHLRMSLKADGSYSWEFKPVHGGMQTDSGSRPAP, encoded by the coding sequence ATGCTCATTACACTTGCCGTCGTGGGCGGCGGGACCGTCAACGCGGCGGGACCGGTTACTGTCACGGCCGCCGCCGACACTTACGTGCAGGCGGACCGGCCAACGGAGAACTTCGGGACCAGCGTCCGCTGGTCCACGGAAGGCCGGACGAACATCTGGCGTAATAGCCTGCTGCGCTTCAACGTCACGGTCCCGGCTGGCGAAAAGATCACGTCGGCCAAGCTGCGAGCCTACTCGGAAGCGTCCACAACCGCGAGTGAGTACGTGGATGTTTACACCACGGCGGGCGGCTGGACTGAAACCGGCGTGACGTGGAACAACGCACCCGCACGGGGAACTTGGCTCGGGAAGACCGGCGGCTTTGCCACGGGCGCTTGGGTGGAGTGGGACGTGACCAAGGGCGTCACGGCTGGCGAAACCAATCTGAAGCTCGAAACCAACGCGCAAAAGTGGGTGGGCTTCAAGTCTGACGAGTCGGCGGATCCGGCTCTGCGCCCGCGCCTGGTAGTCACTACGGAAGCTGACACCACAACGCCAACGCAGCCGCCGGGTGACGGCACCACCGCCGCCGCTACTTTCAACTGGGGCACCCCAGTGGCTGGGGACGAATTCAACTACACCGGGGCACCTGACCCGGCCAAGTGGACCGTCTACAACAGCGCCGGCCACGCGGGCAACGGCATCCGATCAGCGCAGCAGGCCGCCGTTGACGGCTCCAAACTCGTGATCAACGGCACCCCTAACGGCACCACCGCCGGCATGGGTGCCAAGTTCGACAACCGCAAGTATGGGCGGTGGGAAGTCCGGGCAGCAGGATCCGGTGACAACGAATATCACATGGTGTCCATCCTTTGGCCGGACAGTGAGAACTGGCCGTGCGACGGCGAGATTGACTACGCCGAAACTGATGGCGCTTGGAACGTCATCAAGTTCTTCCACCACTACTCCTGCGAGAACAAACAAATCTCGGCGCAGAAGGCCCTGGACGTGTCCCAGTTCCACAACTACGCGGTCGAGTGGACCGATAAGGGCATCGTTGGTTACGTGGACGGCGTGAAGTGGTTCGAGGACAGGGACCCGGCACACCAACCTCCTGGCCCCATGCACCAAACGCTGCAGCTGGACTGGTTCCCTGACAGCACGGCTGACGGGGCCGGGGAAATGCGGGTGGACTGGGTGCGTGTCTACAACGTGGCCGCGCCTTCACCCACACCCACGCCTACCACGCCCCCGGCCAGCGGGGATGCGTTCGACTTCGCCGCTACGGGTGATATGAACCCATCCGGCGTGACGGACCCCAATTCGGCGTCCGGGAAGAACGCGGCCAGCATCCGGGGCGCGCTGGACAGTGGAGCGCTGGATAACTTCATCGGCGTAGGTGATTTCCAGTACAGCGTCGGTACCTGCGGCTCGGGCAACGATTCCTACGCGAACTATGAACGCAACTGGGGGCCGATCAAGTCCAAGACCTACTGGACGCCTGGGCCGAACCATGACGTGGAGCCGGGCCGGAACGACGACCTGGACCGCTACATGGACGGGCAGTGTGTGAGCACGTCCAAGTCTGCTACCAGCACCACGCTGGGCAGGTTCCAGGACGCGCTGGAATGGTACGCGATTGATAAGGGCAACTGGCACATCCTGTTTGCTCCCACGGCGATATGGCGTTACAACTCCACGCGGGCAAGCCAAATGACCGCAGAGTTTGACGCGGACCTCGGGCGGGCCAAAGCCGCGGGCAAGCACCTGGCGGTTGTCTACCATGACCCGTACTTCACGTCCAACACGTCCAGCCACAGCCGCTTCAGCCAGGGCAAGCCGTGGATTGACGTGTTCGACAAGCACCGGGTGCGGGTGCTGCTGTCCGGTTCGCAGCACAACTATGAGCGGACCTGCCCGGTGAACAAGAGCGACGTTTGCACCACTGACGGGATGCAGCAGTTCCAGGTGTCCACGGGCGGCATCAGCCTGCGTTCGTTCACGAGCTCGCCAAGCTATATGCAGAAACGGTTCAGCGACACGTGGGGGCATCTGCGGATGAGCTTGAAGGCTGACGGTTCCTACTCGTGGGAGTTCAAGCCTGTTCACGGCGGCATGCAGACCGACAGCGGATCACGCCCCGCACCATAA
- a CDS encoding glycoside hydrolase family 3 C-terminal domain-containing protein — translation MVKNDGVLPLDPSSLGKVAVIGHNARYARTQGGGSATVLPEKVVTPLDGVRAAGRVGHGVRNGTVSAGKVGRGRSAGIEPFFGNLPWRHRWMKHCVFTVFNDLVQFRGKPCIAAESGQHLEQACLQAGSGVYRAEVSV, via the coding sequence ATGGTGAAGAACGACGGCGTGCTCCCGCTGGATCCTTCCAGTCTTGGCAAGGTGGCCGTGATCGGGCACAATGCCAGGTACGCACGGACGCAGGGCGGCGGCTCGGCCACGGTCCTTCCCGAGAAGGTCGTCACACCGCTGGATGGGGTCCGCGCGGCCGGACGTGTTGGACACGGAGTCCGTAACGGCACAGTAAGCGCCGGCAAGGTCGGCAGAGGTCGCAGCGCGGGCATCGAGCCATTCTTTGGGAACCTGCCCTGGCGGCACCGTTGGATGAAGCACTGCGTCTTCACCGTCTTCAACGATCTCGTCCAGTTCCGCGGCAAGCCTTGCATCGCGGCGGAATCCGGCCAGCACCTCGAGCAGGCATGCCTCCAGGCTGGGTCCGGCGTATACCGTGCGGAAGTTTCCGTGTAG
- a CDS encoding class I SAM-dependent methyltransferase — MDFAPAAITKAKGKAQKAGASVEFLVDDLTNPRHLHGTFDVLVDYGTFDDLTERQRAAYLQHVIPLAGPGAKFLMWNFEWEAQRWERLVWKLIPFGNLTLPPGYIKDTFSPEFEVEKIAGENGLGDGRGAGRPTS, encoded by the coding sequence TTGGACTTCGCACCGGCCGCAATCACCAAAGCCAAGGGGAAAGCACAAAAAGCTGGCGCATCAGTGGAATTCCTCGTGGACGACCTGACCAACCCACGCCATCTGCACGGAACATTCGACGTCCTGGTCGACTACGGCACCTTCGATGACCTCACCGAACGACAGCGCGCCGCTTATCTCCAGCACGTGATCCCCCTTGCCGGACCGGGGGCCAAGTTCCTGATGTGGAACTTCGAATGGGAGGCACAACGATGGGAGCGGCTGGTGTGGAAGCTTATTCCATTCGGGAACCTGACCCTCCCGCCGGGATACATCAAAGACACCTTCTCCCCGGAGTTCGAAGTGGAGAAGATCGCCGGGGAGAACGGATTGGGGGATGGCCGCGGGGCTGGGCGGCCTACCTCATGA
- a CDS encoding PIG-L deacetylase family protein has protein sequence MNEPHSLAVVVAHPDDDAYGCAGSIALHENDPGFRFCLVLATDGGAGQIAEGVPTTRQELGTWRRRESVNAWRAHGTIPDRHEWLDYVDGHLAEVGFEELVGRILAILLEERPQVVVTFGPDGITGHRDHIAVGRATDEAFTRARQVPGPGLRRLVHGALRASTFERWNQTRQQQGMEPWNPAREYHLRPVPDDWIDIDVDTKQVAHRIVAGLLEHKSQRHVLVDPGVDERRWARIVSRESSVLAWPPRPPGSPLLTDLFEGL, from the coding sequence ATGAACGAACCACATTCACTGGCGGTTGTGGTTGCGCATCCGGACGATGATGCGTACGGTTGCGCGGGCTCGATTGCCTTACACGAGAACGACCCCGGGTTCCGGTTCTGCCTGGTGCTTGCGACCGATGGCGGGGCCGGGCAGATTGCCGAGGGCGTCCCGACGACGCGTCAGGAGCTGGGTACCTGGCGGCGGAGGGAAAGCGTCAATGCTTGGCGGGCCCATGGCACCATTCCGGACCGGCACGAATGGCTGGACTACGTGGACGGGCACCTGGCCGAGGTTGGCTTCGAGGAGCTGGTTGGGAGGATTCTGGCGATCCTCCTCGAGGAACGTCCACAGGTGGTGGTGACTTTCGGGCCTGACGGGATCACGGGACACCGGGACCATATCGCAGTGGGCAGGGCCACGGATGAAGCCTTCACCCGGGCACGGCAGGTGCCGGGCCCTGGCCTGAGGCGGCTCGTGCACGGCGCCTTGCGGGCATCGACCTTTGAACGCTGGAACCAAACGCGGCAACAACAGGGCATGGAGCCTTGGAACCCTGCCCGTGAGTATCATCTGCGCCCGGTTCCTGATGACTGGATCGATATTGACGTGGACACGAAACAGGTAGCGCACCGGATAGTCGCAGGGCTGTTGGAGCACAAATCCCAGCGACATGTCCTCGTCGATCCGGGGGTGGACGAGCGCCGGTGGGCCAGAATTGTGTCTCGGGAATCGTCGGTCCTGGCGTGGCCGCCAAGGCCGCCCGGCAGTCCACTGCTGACCGACCTGTTTGAGGGGCTGTGA
- a CDS encoding Abi family protein, with protein sequence MEYTKEFKERDELLQQLEVRGLAIPDRAEALNFLTRVGYFRSGAYRYVFRRLLPADTIDARLHQYRSDDYIPGASIEHVMKLEAFDFKLARICQEGLLEFEVRLRAAIAHTLASRNVAAHASKEYLDTQSCDKPVGEHTKFDAWTKTWREAVSSGAEDEDFIKHHLLKYPEQDVPIWAVTEVLSFGNLPFLYELMQTPDARSVARMFGFAHPSRFGAVLRMMVDFRNTCAHGSRLFNRAFKRPLSLREHDTAGELLAHLLEPGFTVTPKAHQRLYIYAAALAFMLRSHTSGTNWHLTFKTQIRKLDIKLQAPDGSELISPNVSMGFPANWSDLNLWKP encoded by the coding sequence GTGGAGTATACGAAGGAATTCAAAGAGCGCGACGAGCTGCTTCAACAACTCGAAGTCCGTGGCCTCGCGATTCCTGACCGCGCCGAGGCGCTCAACTTCCTGACACGAGTCGGCTACTTCCGCTCCGGCGCGTACCGATACGTCTTCCGGAGGCTGCTCCCCGCGGACACAATCGATGCTCGCCTGCACCAGTACCGGTCAGACGATTACATACCTGGTGCGAGCATCGAGCACGTCATGAAGCTGGAAGCCTTCGACTTCAAGTTGGCTCGGATCTGCCAGGAAGGCCTGCTTGAGTTCGAGGTGCGATTAAGGGCTGCCATCGCCCACACGCTCGCCTCGAGGAACGTGGCGGCTCATGCATCCAAAGAATATTTGGATACGCAAAGTTGCGATAAACCAGTCGGCGAGCACACAAAGTTTGACGCATGGACGAAGACCTGGCGGGAAGCTGTTTCTTCCGGGGCGGAAGACGAAGACTTCATCAAACACCACCTGTTGAAGTACCCGGAACAAGATGTGCCCATCTGGGCTGTCACTGAAGTGCTGAGCTTCGGAAATCTGCCATTCCTCTACGAGCTCATGCAGACCCCGGACGCGCGCTCGGTCGCCCGCATGTTCGGATTCGCCCACCCCAGCCGTTTTGGTGCTGTGCTGCGTATGATGGTCGACTTTCGAAACACGTGTGCCCACGGCTCGCGTCTTTTCAACCGCGCGTTCAAAAGGCCTCTCTCACTTCGCGAACATGACACAGCCGGGGAGCTCCTAGCGCACTTGCTCGAACCCGGCTTCACGGTCACGCCCAAAGCACATCAGAGGCTCTATATCTACGCCGCGGCCCTGGCCTTCATGCTCAGATCACACACGAGTGGCACAAACTGGCACCTGACCTTCAAGACGCAAATCAGAAAACTCGACATCAAGCTTCAAGCACCGGACGGGTCCGAACTCATCTCACCGAATGTGAGTATGGGCTTTCCCGCTAATTGGTCCGACTTGAACCTCTGGAAGCCCTAG